Proteins encoded together in one Columba livia isolate bColLiv1 breed racing homer chromosome 3, bColLiv1.pat.W.v2, whole genome shotgun sequence window:
- the LOC110362392 gene encoding cygnin gives MRFLYLVFAVFLLVSLATPGYGQVKKYWTYCPKEGHCSSKCDKMYTWTTSSDCKFYCCIPYSWNGK, from the exons ATGAGGTTCCTCTACCTTGTCTTCGCTGTCTTCCTGCTGGTCTCCCTGGCCACCCCAG GCTATGGGCAGGTGAAGAAGTACTGGACGTACTGCCCTAAGGAGGGGCACTGCTCCAGCAAGTGTGACAAGATGTACACGTGGACCACCTCCTCTGACTGCAAGTTCTACTGCTGCATCCCCTACAGCTGGAATGGGAAATAG
- the LOC110362395 gene encoding cygnin, with protein sequence MRFLYLVFAVFLLVSLAVPGYGQVKRYWMYCPKEGHCSSKCDKSYIWTTSADCKSSFCCIPYNWQGK encoded by the exons ATGAGGTTCCTCTACCTTGTCTTTGCTGTCTTCCTGCTGGTCTCCTTGGCTGTCCCAG GCTATGGGCAGGTGAAGAGGTACTGGATGTACTGCCCCAAGGAGGGGCACTGCTCCAGCAAGTGTGACAAGAGTTACATATGGACCACCTCCGCTGACTGCAAGTCCTCCTTCTGCTGCATCCCATACAACTGGCAGGGGAAATAG
- the LOC110362391 gene encoding small basic protein 1 — MRVICMVFALLLLFSLATLGYGQYKGVCPGYCSNMCDKMDEWGFSRSCRKMYCCIPLPKKGK; from the exons ATGAGGGTGATCTGCATGGTctttgctctgctcctgcttttctccttgGCCACCCTAG GGTATGGGCAGTATAAGGGTGTTTGCCCTGGGTACTGTTCCAACATGTGTGACAAAATGGACGAGTGGGGTTTCAGCCGTTCCTGCAGGAAGATGTACTGCTGCATCCCCTTACCCAAAAAGGGAAAATGA